The Corynebacterium vitaeruminis DSM 20294 genome window below encodes:
- the glnA gene encoding type I glutamate--ammonia ligase: protein MALKTAEDVLKYIKDEEVQFVDIRFTDVPGIEQHFTIPASVLDEDAIKEGLAFDGSSVRGFTTIDESDMNLIPDLATAKLDPFRAAKTLNIKFFVSDPFTHEPFSRDPRTVALKAEEYLASTGIADTCNFGAEAEFFVFDKVRYSAEMNSAFYEVDSDEGWWNRGKEYNLDGTYNLGSKTRVKGGYFPVTPYDGTQDVRDDMTKYLLDAGFDIERYHHEVGGGQQEINYKFNTLLHAADDLQTFKYIIKNVARMHGKAATFMPKPLAGDNGSGMHAHQSLWKDGKPLFHDESGYAGLSDIARYYIGGILHHAGAVLAFTNATLNSYHRLVPGFEAPINLVYSQRNRSAAIRIPITGSNPKAKRIEFRAPDPSGNPYFGFAAMMLAGLDGIKNRIEPHAPVDKDLYELPPEEAAAIPQAPTSLEASLKALEEDHEFLSDGGVFTEDLLDTYIKLKYDNEIAPVRLRPTPQEFEMYFDC, encoded by the coding sequence GTGGCACTTAAGACCGCTGAAGACGTACTGAAGTACATCAAGGACGAAGAAGTCCAGTTCGTTGACATTCGCTTCACGGACGTTCCAGGTATCGAGCAGCACTTCACCATCCCGGCCAGCGTCCTAGACGAGGACGCGATCAAGGAAGGCCTCGCGTTCGACGGCTCCTCCGTCCGCGGCTTCACCACCATCGACGAGTCCGACATGAACCTCATCCCGGACCTGGCCACTGCGAAGCTCGACCCGTTCCGCGCCGCCAAGACCCTGAACATCAAGTTCTTCGTCTCCGACCCGTTCACCCACGAGCCGTTCTCCCGCGACCCGCGCACCGTGGCGCTCAAGGCCGAGGAGTACCTGGCCTCCACCGGCATCGCCGACACCTGTAACTTCGGCGCCGAGGCCGAGTTCTTCGTCTTCGACAAGGTCCGCTACTCCGCCGAGATGAACTCTGCCTTCTACGAGGTCGACTCCGACGAGGGTTGGTGGAACCGCGGCAAGGAGTACAACCTCGACGGCACCTACAACCTGGGCTCCAAGACCCGCGTCAAGGGCGGCTACTTCCCGGTTACCCCGTACGACGGCACCCAGGACGTCCGCGACGACATGACCAAGTACCTGCTCGACGCCGGCTTCGACATCGAGCGCTACCACCACGAGGTCGGCGGCGGCCAGCAGGAGATCAACTACAAGTTCAACACCCTGCTGCACGCGGCTGACGACCTGCAGACCTTCAAGTACATCATCAAGAACGTCGCCCGCATGCACGGCAAGGCCGCGACCTTCATGCCGAAGCCGCTCGCAGGCGACAACGGCTCCGGCATGCACGCCCACCAGTCCCTGTGGAAGGACGGCAAGCCGCTGTTCCACGACGAGTCCGGCTACGCTGGCCTGTCCGACATCGCCCGTTACTACATCGGCGGCATCCTCCACCACGCAGGCGCCGTGCTGGCCTTCACCAACGCGACCCTGAACTCCTACCACCGCCTGGTGCCGGGCTTCGAGGCCCCGATCAACTTGGTGTACTCGCAGCGTAACCGTTCCGCCGCGATCCGCATCCCGATCACCGGCTCCAACCCGAAGGCAAAGCGCATCGAGTTCCGCGCTCCGGACCCGTCGGGCAACCCGTACTTCGGCTTCGCCGCGATGATGCTTGCTGGCCTCGACGGCATCAAGAACCGCATCGAGCCGCACGCACCGGTGGACAAGGACCTCTACGAGCTCCCGCCGGAGGAGGCAGCCGCGATCCCGCAGGCTCCGACCTCGCTCGAGGCTTCCCTGAAGGCCCTAGAGGAGGACCACGAGTTCCTCTCCGACGGTGGCGTGTTCACCGAGGACCTGCTGGATACCTACATCAAGCTCAAGTACGACAACGAGATCGCTCCGGTTCGCCTGCGCCCGACCCCGCAGGAGTTCGAGATGTACTTCGACTGCTAA
- a CDS encoding ADP-ribosylglycohydrolase family protein, protein MPSVLDRARGALYGQLIGDNLGQLVEGLPEHEIDRAGLCDMRDGGVHGLIAGQPTDDSEMALALARSLVARGGFDRADVLSAYRSWARSEPFSLGATCRKALLSDVYSPESQANGALMRVSPIGIAYAFDPSLAGSFAEDDARLTHIHPRCVLLNGVYARALATQIRDGIGRDGLVRLLAGEPDPVLPSDFSTHMGWVEIAFAVSAWEVGNAESFESGLIDVIARGGDTDTNAAIAGAMLGALFGEAAIPARWRAAIDACRPSPGTLRPRPERYWPCDARSLAAELLNCAQ, encoded by the coding sequence ATGCCAAGCGTTCTCGATCGCGCCCGCGGCGCCCTGTACGGCCAGCTCATCGGCGACAACCTAGGCCAGCTGGTCGAGGGGTTGCCCGAGCACGAGATCGACCGCGCAGGCCTTTGCGACATGCGCGACGGCGGCGTGCACGGGCTCATCGCAGGCCAGCCCACCGACGACTCCGAGATGGCGCTCGCGCTTGCCCGCAGCCTGGTCGCCCGCGGCGGCTTCGACCGCGCAGACGTGCTTTCCGCCTACCGTTCCTGGGCGCGCAGCGAGCCATTTTCGCTCGGGGCCACCTGCCGCAAGGCGTTGCTTTCCGACGTCTATAGCCCCGAAAGCCAGGCCAATGGGGCGCTCATGAGGGTCTCCCCCATCGGCATCGCCTACGCCTTCGACCCAAGTCTCGCCGGCTCGTTCGCCGAGGACGACGCGCGCCTGACGCACATCCACCCGCGCTGCGTGCTGCTGAACGGGGTCTACGCCCGGGCGCTGGCCACCCAAATCCGCGACGGAATCGGCCGGGACGGGCTCGTGCGCCTCCTTGCTGGCGAGCCCGACCCAGTGCTCCCCTCCGACTTCTCCACCCACATGGGCTGGGTGGAGATCGCCTTCGCCGTCTCCGCCTGGGAGGTTGGCAACGCGGAGAGCTTCGAGTCTGGGCTCATCGACGTCATCGCCCGCGGCGGCGATACCGACACCAACGCGGCGATCGCGGGGGCGATGCTCGGCGCATTGTTCGGGGAGGCCGCCATCCCCGCCCGCTGGCGCGCGGCGATCGACGCCTGCCGCCCGAGCCCCGGGACGCTGCGGCCTCGACCCGAGCGTTACTGGCCGTGCGACGCCCGGTCGCTGGCGGCTGAGCTGCTCAATTGCGCGCAATGA
- the gltB gene encoding glutamate synthase large subunit — protein sequence MKRQGLYNPSFEHDACGVAFVADMYGRATRGMVDKALQALVNLDHRGAAGAEKNTGDGAGILIQIPDKFYREVVDFDLPEAGSYATGIAFLPRARMSMLDAKREIQAIAAEEGATVLGWRKVPCHASMLGEMAKEAMPHFEQIFLSVERDGKALTGIDLDRVMFFIRKRCERELGTKNGEDTVYFPSLSARTIVYKGMLTTPQLPQFYDDLNDPRMETAIALVHSRFSTNTFPSWPLAHPYRLVAHNGEINTVRGNENWMHAREALIQSEKLGPLDRVLPICTPTGSDTARFDEALELLHLGGRSLPHAVMMTIPQAWEHADNVDPELRDFYEYHSCLMEPWDGPAAVAFTDGSVVGATLDRNGLRPGRIWITDDGLVVMASEAGVLDIDPAHVVKRTRVQPGRMFLVDTKAGRIIEDEEIKKELATAEPYGEWIKDNFVHISDLPQTKYDYMPHNRAVLRQRVFGITEEDVDLIIQPMALNAAEAIGSMGSDTPIAALSSRSRMLFDFFAQRFAQVTNPPLDSIREKPVTSMFTLLGAQSDVLNPDAEAARRIHLDGPVIDNHELATLIHANDDKDWEAFGATVIYGLYPVAHHGKGMREAIARVRREVSDAIRAGKTLIVLSDRESDERYAPIPSLLLTSAIHQHLVEERTRTRASLVIESGDAREVHHLAMLVAFGADAINPYMAFETIDELRMKGQLGDLTLDEACSNYIKAATSGILKVMAKMGIATVASYRGAQLADVTGLHQDLLDEYFGEIPSPISGIGLEDIAADVEARHREAFLPRPEENAHRELDLGGEYKWRREGEYHLFNPETIFKLQHATRTGQYAIFKDYTRKVDDQSKRLATIRGLFEFESDRAPISIDEVESVADIVQRFSTGAMSYGSISAEAHETLAIAMNRLHGMSNSGEGGEDEKRFDVDANGDWRRSAIKQVASGRFGVTSNYLTNCTDIQIKMAQGAKPGEGGQLPPNKVYPWIAEVRITTPGVGLISPPPHHDIYSIEDLAQLIHDLKNANPDARIHVKLVAEQGVGTVAAGVSKAHADVVLISGHDGGTGASPLTSLKHAGGPWELGLAETQQTLILNGLRDRIRVQCDGQLKTGRDVVIAALLGAEEFGFATAPLVVEGCIMMRVCHLDTCPVGVATQNPELRKKFTGRAEHVVNFFTFIAQEVREYLAELGFRSIDEAVGQSQVLKMTDAAATERAGKLDLSPIFERVESKFFRNQNLRCTKKQEHGLEGALDNQIIRDTQLTIDAAAAKNSANAPSWMAQGENPSVKLSYPITNVNRSVGTMTGSRVTRAAGGQGLPSDTLHLTFTGSAGNSFGAFVPAGMTLDLVGDANDFVGKGLSGGRIVVRPSEKTPAQLKTNPDIIAGNVVAFGATSGEMFIRGSVGERFCVRNSGATVVVEGIGNHGCEYMTGGTVVILGEIGDNFGAGMSGGVAYIAPQEGLESKLNHDVSNGIEELTPEDVDKLKKLIGDYEERTGATVTIDPTTMVKILPAPYRKVLDVIEVATREGRDVNEAIMEAVN from the coding sequence ATGAAAAGACAGGGATTGTACAACCCCAGTTTCGAACACGACGCCTGCGGCGTCGCTTTCGTCGCTGATATGTACGGCCGCGCCACGCGCGGCATGGTAGACAAGGCCCTCCAAGCGCTGGTCAACCTGGACCACCGCGGCGCCGCGGGTGCGGAGAAGAACACCGGCGACGGCGCCGGCATCCTCATCCAGATCCCGGACAAGTTCTACCGCGAGGTTGTCGACTTCGACCTGCCCGAGGCTGGCTCCTACGCCACCGGCATCGCGTTCCTGCCGCGCGCCCGCATGTCCATGCTCGACGCCAAGCGCGAGATCCAAGCCATCGCCGCAGAAGAGGGCGCTACCGTCCTCGGCTGGCGCAAGGTCCCGTGCCACGCCTCCATGCTCGGCGAGATGGCCAAGGAGGCCATGCCGCACTTCGAGCAGATTTTCCTGTCCGTCGAGCGCGACGGCAAGGCACTGACGGGTATCGACCTTGACCGCGTCATGTTCTTCATCCGCAAGCGCTGCGAGCGCGAGCTGGGCACCAAGAACGGCGAAGACACCGTCTACTTCCCGTCTCTGTCCGCCCGGACGATCGTCTACAAGGGCATGCTCACCACCCCTCAGCTGCCCCAGTTCTACGACGACCTCAACGATCCGCGCATGGAAACCGCCATCGCGCTGGTGCACTCCCGGTTCTCCACCAACACCTTCCCGTCCTGGCCGCTGGCACACCCCTACCGCCTCGTGGCCCACAACGGCGAGATCAACACCGTCCGCGGTAACGAGAACTGGATGCACGCCCGCGAGGCGCTCATCCAGTCCGAGAAGCTGGGCCCGCTCGACCGCGTCCTGCCGATCTGCACGCCGACCGGCTCCGACACCGCCCGCTTCGACGAGGCGCTCGAGCTGCTCCACCTCGGCGGCCGCAGCCTGCCGCATGCCGTCATGATGACGATCCCGCAGGCCTGGGAGCACGCCGACAACGTCGACCCCGAGCTGCGCGACTTCTACGAGTACCACTCCTGCCTCATGGAGCCCTGGGACGGCCCGGCGGCCGTCGCCTTCACCGACGGCAGCGTAGTCGGCGCCACCCTCGACCGCAACGGCCTGCGCCCGGGGCGCATCTGGATCACCGACGACGGCCTCGTCGTCATGGCTTCCGAAGCCGGCGTGCTCGACATCGACCCCGCCCACGTGGTCAAGCGCACCCGCGTCCAGCCGGGCCGGATGTTCCTGGTGGACACCAAGGCCGGCCGGATCATCGAGGACGAGGAGATCAAGAAGGAGCTGGCCACCGCCGAGCCGTACGGCGAGTGGATCAAGGACAACTTCGTCCACATCTCGGACCTGCCGCAGACCAAGTACGACTACATGCCGCACAATCGCGCCGTGCTTCGCCAGCGCGTGTTCGGCATCACCGAGGAAGACGTCGACCTCATCATTCAGCCGATGGCGCTCAACGCTGCCGAGGCGATCGGCTCCATGGGCTCCGACACCCCGATCGCGGCGCTGTCCTCGCGCTCGCGCATGCTGTTCGACTTCTTCGCCCAGCGCTTCGCCCAGGTGACCAACCCGCCGCTGGACTCCATCCGCGAGAAGCCGGTGACCTCCATGTTCACCCTGCTGGGTGCGCAGTCCGACGTCCTCAACCCCGACGCCGAGGCGGCCCGTCGCATCCACCTGGACGGCCCGGTCATCGACAACCACGAGCTGGCCACCCTCATCCACGCCAACGACGACAAGGACTGGGAGGCCTTTGGCGCCACCGTCATCTACGGCCTGTACCCGGTTGCCCACCACGGCAAGGGCATGCGCGAGGCCATCGCGCGCGTTCGCCGCGAGGTCTCCGACGCCATCCGCGCGGGCAAGACGCTCATCGTCTTGTCCGACCGCGAGTCCGACGAGCGCTACGCGCCGATCCCGTCGCTGCTTTTGACCTCCGCCATCCACCAGCACCTGGTGGAGGAGCGGACCCGCACCCGCGCCTCGCTCGTCATCGAGTCCGGCGACGCCCGCGAGGTCCACCACCTCGCCATGCTCGTCGCCTTCGGCGCCGACGCGATCAACCCATACATGGCGTTCGAGACGATCGACGAGCTGCGCATGAAGGGCCAGCTGGGCGACCTCACCCTCGACGAGGCCTGCTCCAACTACATCAAGGCCGCCACCTCGGGCATTCTTAAGGTCATGGCCAAGATGGGCATCGCCACCGTCGCCTCCTACCGCGGCGCGCAGCTTGCCGACGTCACCGGCCTGCACCAGGACCTGCTCGACGAGTACTTCGGCGAGATCCCGTCCCCGATCTCCGGCATCGGACTCGAGGACATCGCGGCCGACGTCGAGGCCCGCCACCGCGAGGCCTTCCTGCCCCGCCCGGAGGAGAACGCCCACCGCGAGCTCGATCTCGGCGGCGAGTACAAGTGGCGCCGCGAGGGCGAATACCACCTGTTCAACCCGGAGACCATCTTCAAGCTCCAGCACGCCACCCGCACCGGCCAGTACGCGATCTTCAAGGACTACACCCGCAAGGTCGACGACCAGTCCAAGCGCCTGGCCACCATTCGCGGCCTGTTCGAGTTCGAATCCGACCGCGCCCCGATCTCCATCGACGAGGTCGAGTCCGTGGCGGACATCGTCCAGCGCTTTAGCACCGGCGCCATGTCCTACGGTTCCATCTCCGCCGAGGCCCACGAGACCCTCGCGATTGCTATGAACCGTCTGCACGGCATGTCCAACTCCGGCGAGGGCGGCGAGGACGAGAAGCGTTTCGACGTCGACGCCAACGGTGACTGGCGCAGGTCTGCCATCAAGCAGGTGGCCTCGGGACGTTTCGGCGTGACCAGCAACTACCTCACCAACTGCACCGACATCCAGATCAAGATGGCCCAGGGTGCCAAGCCCGGCGAGGGCGGACAGCTCCCGCCGAACAAGGTCTACCCGTGGATCGCCGAGGTGCGCATCACCACCCCGGGCGTGGGGCTCATCTCCCCGCCGCCGCACCACGACATCTACTCGATCGAGGACCTGGCCCAGCTCATCCACGATCTAAAGAACGCGAACCCGGATGCCCGCATCCACGTCAAGCTCGTCGCCGAGCAGGGCGTGGGCACGGTCGCTGCCGGTGTGTCCAAGGCCCACGCCGACGTCGTGCTCATCTCCGGCCACGACGGCGGCACCGGCGCCTCGCCGCTGACCTCGCTCAAGCACGCCGGTGGCCCGTGGGAGCTCGGCCTGGCCGAGACCCAGCAGACGCTCATCCTCAACGGCCTGCGCGACCGCATCCGCGTCCAGTGCGACGGCCAGCTCAAGACCGGCCGCGACGTGGTCATCGCCGCCCTCTTGGGCGCCGAGGAGTTCGGCTTCGCCACCGCGCCGCTGGTGGTCGAGGGCTGCATCATGATGCGCGTGTGCCACCTGGACACCTGCCCGGTGGGTGTCGCTACCCAGAACCCGGAGCTGCGCAAGAAGTTCACCGGACGCGCCGAGCACGTCGTCAACTTCTTCACGTTCATCGCCCAGGAGGTGCGCGAGTACCTGGCCGAGCTCGGCTTCCGCTCCATCGACGAGGCCGTCGGCCAGTCCCAGGTGCTGAAGATGACCGACGCCGCCGCCACCGAGCGCGCGGGCAAGCTCGACCTCTCCCCGATCTTCGAGCGCGTCGAGTCGAAGTTCTTCCGTAACCAGAATCTGCGCTGCACGAAGAAGCAGGAGCACGGCCTGGAGGGCGCGCTCGACAACCAGATCATCCGCGACACCCAGCTGACCATCGACGCCGCCGCGGCGAAGAACTCCGCGAACGCGCCGAGTTGGATGGCGCAGGGCGAGAACCCGTCCGTCAAGCTCAGCTACCCGATCACCAACGTCAACCGCTCCGTGGGCACCATGACCGGCTCCCGGGTCACCCGCGCCGCGGGCGGCCAGGGCCTGCCGAGCGACACCCTGCACCTGACGTTTACCGGTTCGGCAGGCAACTCGTTTGGTGCCTTCGTCCCGGCGGGTATGACCCTCGATCTTGTGGGCGACGCCAACGACTTCGTCGGCAAGGGCCTGTCCGGCGGCCGCATCGTGGTCCGCCCGTCCGAAAAGACCCCGGCGCAGCTCAAGACCAACCCGGACATCATCGCCGGCAACGTCGTCGCGTTCGGCGCGACCAGCGGCGAGATGTTCATCCGCGGCTCCGTGGGAGAGCGCTTCTGCGTGCGTAACTCCGGCGCCACCGTGGTCGTCGAGGGCATCGGCAACCACGGCTGCGAGTACATGACCGGCGGCACCGTCGTCATCCTCGGCGAGATCGGCGACAACTTCGGCGCCGGCATGTCCGGCGGCGTGGCCTACATCGCGCCGCAGGAGGGCTTGGAAAGCAAGCTCAACCACGACGTGTCCAATGGCATTGAGGAACTCACACCGGAGGACGTCGATAAGCTGAAAAAGCTCATTGGCGACTACGAGGAGCGCACTGGTGCCACCGTCACCATCGACCCGACCACAATGGTCAAGATCCTTCCGGCCCCGTACCGCAAGGTGCTCGACGTCATCGAGGTCGCTACCCGCGAGGGCCGCGACGTCAACGAAGCAATCATGGAGGCAGTGAACTAA
- a CDS encoding glutamate synthase subunit beta — MADPHGFQKFNRAEPAHRPVPLRLLDWHEVYEKAPEGQIQQQATRCMDCGVPFCHEGCPLGNIIPEWNDLVRQDRWREAFDRLHATNNFPEFTGRLCPAPCEGACVLGISDDAVTIKNVELAIAERGFAEGWVTPIKPSFDTGMKVAVVGSGPAGMAAAQQLTRAGHKVTVFERDDRVGGLMRYGVPEYKMENKWIDRRLEQMKAEGTEFRVGVSPTAADLNNFDAVVLATGTPVPRELPVEGRELEGIYPAMEYLNLQNRVCEGDTDEAAINAKGKNVIIIGGGDTGTDCFGTALRQGAAKVTQFDIRARAPKNRAASTPWPMYPLIYRTATAHEEGEYVVTGDESAAEIEALGLAKRAKGEELGSRTYSVNTVSFHGENGHVSTLRGNEVKVVDGRRVPIEDTDFEMDADLVLLALGFAGAERGGVIRELGVAFDERGRMVRDENYRAETKPLFPNFRPKVYVAGDNGRGQSLIVWAIAEGRACAAAVDADLMGETSLPVAVSPATKPLSV, encoded by the coding sequence ATGGCAGATCCACACGGTTTTCAGAAGTTCAACCGCGCAGAGCCTGCGCACCGCCCGGTGCCGCTGCGCCTGCTGGACTGGCACGAGGTCTACGAGAAGGCCCCGGAGGGACAGATCCAGCAGCAGGCGACCCGCTGCATGGACTGCGGCGTCCCCTTCTGCCACGAGGGATGCCCGCTGGGCAACATCATCCCCGAGTGGAACGACCTGGTTCGCCAGGATCGCTGGCGCGAGGCGTTCGACCGCCTGCACGCGACCAACAACTTCCCCGAGTTCACCGGCCGGTTGTGCCCGGCCCCGTGCGAGGGCGCGTGCGTGCTCGGCATCTCCGATGACGCGGTGACGATCAAGAACGTCGAGCTGGCGATCGCCGAGCGCGGCTTCGCCGAGGGGTGGGTCACCCCGATCAAGCCGAGCTTCGACACCGGAATGAAAGTCGCCGTGGTCGGCTCCGGCCCGGCGGGCATGGCCGCTGCCCAGCAGCTGACGCGCGCTGGCCACAAGGTGACGGTCTTCGAGCGCGACGACCGCGTGGGAGGGCTCATGCGCTACGGCGTGCCGGAGTACAAGATGGAGAACAAGTGGATTGACCGCCGCCTGGAGCAGATGAAGGCCGAGGGTACGGAGTTCCGCGTGGGCGTATCGCCGACGGCTGCGGACCTGAACAACTTCGACGCGGTCGTTCTCGCCACCGGTACCCCGGTCCCGCGCGAGCTGCCCGTGGAGGGCCGCGAGCTCGAGGGCATCTACCCGGCGATGGAGTACCTCAACCTCCAAAACCGCGTGTGCGAGGGTGACACCGACGAGGCAGCCATCAACGCGAAGGGCAAGAACGTCATCATCATCGGCGGCGGCGACACGGGCACCGACTGCTTCGGCACGGCCCTTCGCCAGGGCGCGGCAAAGGTGACGCAGTTCGATATTCGTGCGCGAGCGCCGAAGAACCGCGCCGCGTCGACCCCGTGGCCGATGTACCCGCTCATCTACCGCACCGCAACCGCCCACGAAGAGGGCGAGTACGTGGTCACCGGTGACGAGTCGGCCGCGGAGATCGAGGCGCTGGGCCTGGCCAAGCGCGCCAAGGGCGAGGAGCTGGGCAGCCGCACCTACTCCGTCAACACCGTTTCCTTCCACGGCGAGAACGGGCACGTTTCGACCCTGCGTGGCAACGAGGTCAAGGTCGTCGACGGCCGCCGCGTTCCGATCGAAGACACCGACTTCGAGATGGACGCCGACCTGGTGCTCCTGGCGCTCGGTTTCGCCGGCGCCGAGCGCGGTGGTGTGATCCGCGAGCTGGGCGTCGCGTTTGACGAGCGCGGCCGCATGGTCCGTGATGAGAACTACCGCGCGGAGACCAAGCCGCTGTTCCCGAACTTCCGCCCGAAGGTCTACGTCGCGGGCGATAACGGCCGCGGCCAGTCGCTCATCGTGTGGGCCATCGCCGAAGGCCGCGCCTGCGCGGCGGCGGTGGACGCCGACCTCATGGGCGAGACCTCCCTGCCGGTGGCGGTCTCGCCGGCGACGAAGCCGCTCAGCGTCTAG
- a CDS encoding HNH endonuclease produces MYALTAVYGSTTDPAAVICAKAIEDNHHSLDTLIVIEKLAKRVKSSRKKWQLRRLLCHTKGNPKQIKKRGLTLLVELATPRTRKLGVSVSRYSDQLWSMRITGPAAIIASLYDPVKNADDPVDALHQAVTGGRSVETILRPIVTIPLDKADTVLDGTGDETVFSCSDGVTRTSCEIVGARLDDNWGFALIHPVEGPVDLVRSKRFANTKQRVLAAVENPTCAWEGCNKPADECQVHHLLPWQYGGHTTSSNLTTCCAYHNAVNDDDPAAPGTRGRLERVDGTVRRVYH; encoded by the coding sequence TTGTATGCCCTCACCGCGGTCTACGGGTCCACCACCGACCCAGCGGCAGTCATCTGCGCGAAGGCCATCGAGGACAACCACCACAGCCTCGACACGCTTATCGTCATCGAGAAACTAGCCAAAAGGGTCAAAAGCAGCCGCAAGAAATGGCAGCTGCGCCGCCTTCTATGCCACACAAAGGGTAATCCGAAGCAGATCAAAAAACGCGGCCTTACCCTGCTCGTAGAACTTGCCACACCCCGCACCAGGAAACTAGGGGTGTCGGTGAGCCGGTACAGTGACCAACTCTGGTCCATGCGGATCACCGGACCCGCCGCCATCATCGCCAGCTTGTACGACCCGGTCAAAAACGCCGACGACCCCGTCGATGCATTGCATCAAGCAGTCACCGGTGGAAGATCGGTGGAGACGATCCTGCGTCCGATTGTCACCATCCCCCTAGACAAGGCCGACACGGTGTTAGACGGTACCGGGGACGAGACCGTGTTTTCCTGCTCCGACGGGGTGACACGTACTAGTTGTGAGATCGTCGGCGCCAGGCTGGATGACAACTGGGGGTTCGCGCTGATCCACCCGGTCGAAGGACCAGTGGACTTGGTGCGGTCGAAGCGGTTTGCCAACACCAAGCAGCGGGTGTTGGCGGCGGTGGAAAACCCGACCTGTGCGTGGGAAGGGTGCAACAAGCCTGCTGATGAGTGCCAGGTTCATCACCTCCTGCCGTGGCAGTACGGTGGGCACACCACCAGCTCGAACCTGACAACCTGCTGCGCGTACCACAACGCGGTCAACGACGATGACCCGGCAGCACCTGGCACCCGCGGCCGGTTAGAACGCGTCGACGGCACAGTCCGCCGCGTGTATCACTAA
- a CDS encoding IS256 family transposase, whose product MTVARRDPADKAKIDAIEQKLLANPEIAKLIDELGTSTTDANDLVRGMLQASITRGLNAEMDAHLGYQAGDRDGKAAVGTDNHRNGSYPKTIDSNYGPVTVDVPRDRAGTFVPTMVPKGSRRLTDIDDLIISLYAGGMTIRDIQHHLATTMGVDISHETISAITDAVLDEVMVWQNRQLDEFYPVIFLDALRIKVRDGGRVINKSAYMAIGVDLEGIKHILGLWIAKEEGASLWAQVCSNLANRGVKDVFIVCCDGLKGLPEAVESTWPGSMVQTCIVHLIRAANRWVSYGDRRAVSAALKKVYTAPDEPTAAAALDEFEASELGEKYPRSVKVWRDAWERFTPFLQFPPAARKVIYTTNSIESFNNELRKATRNRVQFTNDESAMKTLWLMICHIEDKRAVKRAREGKRVSASAGRLVEGGRVAGWKHAINQMAVAYPDRFDKYM is encoded by the coding sequence ATGACTGTGGCACGACGAGACCCAGCCGATAAGGCCAAGATTGACGCAATCGAGCAGAAGCTGCTTGCTAACCCAGAAATCGCGAAGTTGATTGATGAGCTCGGTACCTCTACCACTGATGCGAACGACCTAGTTCGAGGCATGTTACAGGCCTCGATTACAAGGGGTTTGAACGCTGAAATGGATGCCCACCTGGGGTATCAGGCTGGTGATCGAGACGGTAAAGCCGCTGTCGGTACGGATAATCACCGAAACGGCAGCTACCCGAAGACCATTGACTCGAACTACGGGCCGGTCACCGTGGACGTCCCAAGAGACAGAGCTGGCACGTTTGTCCCCACGATGGTGCCGAAAGGCTCGAGGCGTTTAACCGATATCGATGATCTGATCATCAGCTTGTACGCAGGTGGCATGACAATCCGTGATATCCAGCATCATCTCGCCACCACGATGGGTGTGGATATCTCCCACGAGACAATCTCGGCGATTACCGACGCCGTACTTGATGAAGTCATGGTGTGGCAAAACCGCCAGCTGGATGAGTTCTACCCAGTCATCTTCCTTGACGCGTTGCGAATCAAGGTCCGTGATGGGGGCCGTGTGATCAACAAGTCTGCGTACATGGCCATCGGAGTGGATCTCGAAGGAATCAAGCACATCCTGGGCTTGTGGATCGCCAAAGAGGAAGGAGCATCGTTGTGGGCCCAGGTGTGTTCCAACCTCGCTAACCGCGGTGTCAAAGATGTCTTCATCGTCTGCTGCGACGGGCTCAAAGGCCTACCAGAAGCCGTGGAATCCACCTGGCCTGGGTCCATGGTCCAAACCTGTATCGTGCACCTGATCAGGGCGGCAAATAGGTGGGTTTCCTACGGGGATCGTAGGGCCGTATCTGCAGCGTTGAAAAAGGTCTACACCGCACCGGATGAGCCAACCGCTGCCGCAGCCTTGGATGAGTTCGAGGCGTCTGAACTAGGTGAGAAGTACCCGAGGTCGGTGAAGGTGTGGCGGGATGCGTGGGAGAGGTTTACCCCGTTTCTGCAGTTCCCACCGGCTGCGAGGAAGGTGATCTATACGACGAACTCGATTGAATCTTTCAATAATGAGCTGCGGAAGGCCACCCGGAACAGGGTGCAGTTCACTAATGATGAGTCAGCGATGAAGACGCTGTGGCTGATGATCTGCCATATCGAAGACAAACGAGCAGTCAAGCGGGCTAGGGAAGGCAAACGCGTCTCCGCCTCTGCTGGCCGGCTCGTGGAAGGTGGACGGGTTGCCGGATGGAAACACGCCATCAACCAGATGGCTGTGGCCTACCCCGACCGATTCGACAAGTACATGTAA